TAGTATATTAGCGGATAGAAGGGCTCCCGCTAATACTAAGCTCATCTGTTTTTTCATTTTCCTATCACTCCTGTTATGTATAGTTGTTATCTTGCTCCGGCTGTCTACGAATTAATTAGCTATAGTTCTAGTATTTTATCGGAAAATCACTATACATATTTTATAAAAAAATCCATTTTTCTACTTGTCTACCGACGTGCATTATTCATGCATCCATGTTCAAAATAACCCGCAGCTGCCGCTTCCTTAGACGTTGTAAATCGCTCCATCGGTACAAATTCAAGATTACAGGTGCTTGGATAATAGTATTTAATCCCTGTCTCTGCATCAATTCCACCTACAATTGGAGTCGTCTTCACGAGCCTGCCTCCCGAAAATGCATAATTATTGTAATATCCGGATCCAACCGGAATTCCTTGGATGAACGCCATCACTCCCACATCATCAATGGTGTTGTACCATTCCTCCTGTGGAATAACTGGAAGAGTAAATTGATAAGCATAGCCATTACGCAGAGCTTTTTCATTATGATTATGAATGGCGTACGCGAGATCATCCTGAATCTCACTGACAATTGTTTGTCTTCTTACTTGATCAAAGGCATCAGCATCTTGTAGGAGTGGGATACGGGTGAGAGATCGTATTTCATCCAGATACCCTTCCACCCATTGACCCGTGCTGTGCTCATATGCATATACATAATCATCTAATGTAAATCGAACCGTATTCCCCAGATCATCCGCATAGATGTACATTTTTTTCTCAGTCCATAGATGCTCTTCTGCATTCCAGCCTTCCTCATTCGTATAGGGAGCACTCTGATAGATGTAATAGCCGTCATAATCAATGACCAGAAGTGCAGGCAAATATGTCATGAAAACATTTTGTGCTGATCGATCTTCATCCAATCCAAAATTGAGGGAGATCGTATGCATAAAAGTGTCTAGCAGAAGCTCCTTGTCTACTCTTGTAAATTTGGATGAGGCATAGCTTGTTTCGAGCAGAGGATCTTCATTCAAATTCATCACACTGCTTGCGTCCTGAACCGCTGTCTGAACAGCCTGCGTATATTGCTGCTCCAGCCATACAGCCTCGGCTTCATCCTTTAGGTCCATACTATAGAACCAGAATGCAGGAAAGAAGATGAGGACGAAGAGGATGGCATAATCAGTAATCCTCATTAATGACCATCCCTCCGTAGTTCACATGAATCGAGCTTCCATTTCCCTGACCGAGCAGCAACCATTCCTTGAATAGATCAGCTGGTGTTCTGTTGGTATTCATACAAGTTACACGAAAAAAATCTCCTGCTGTAAGCTTGTATACTCGGGCTTGC
This sequence is a window from Paenibacillus urinalis. Protein-coding genes within it:
- a CDS encoding F0F1-type ATP synthase, which produces MRITDYAILFVLIFFPAFWFYSMDLKDEAEAVWLEQQYTQAVQTAVQDASSVMNLNEDPLLETSYASSKFTRVDKELLLDTFMHTISLNFGLDEDRSAQNVFMTYLPALLVIDYDGYYIYQSAPYTNEEGWNAEEHLWTEKKMYIYADDLGNTVRFTLDDYVYAYEHSTGQWVEGYLDEIRSLTRIPLLQDADAFDQVRRQTIVSEIQDDLAYAIHNHNEKALRNGYAYQFTLPVIPQEEWYNTIDDVGVMAFIQGIPVGSGYYNNYAFSGGRLVKTTPIVGGIDAETGIKYYYPSTCNLEFVPMERFTTSKEAAAAGYFEHGCMNNARR